In Rubrobacter radiotolerans DSM 5868, a genomic segment contains:
- a CDS encoding MFS transporter — MSGAAVGVGRKGVDWRGMGALSSGHLFTDVNQGAVAALIPFLVAERGISLAAAGALVLAATVSSSVVQPLFGVFSDKRPIPALMPLGLLVAGAGISLVGVVESYAVIFSLIVLSGVGVAAFHPEAARYANYVSGPRRAQGMSFFSVGGNAGFALGPALTTPLVLAFGLSGTLFLVLPALLMSLVLFRELPRLSTFRPEPVGGGASPERPVGRGVTFGEWFAFWRMIGVVVIRSFVYFGLVSFLALYYVQVLGESEALGNTAVTVMLACGAVGTLVLGRLADRVGRRAVLAGTMLAAGPLLYAFTLVAGSAPVLAMGFLGLIGAALIGTFGVTVVMGQEYLPERIGLAAGITMGLSIGVGGVGATSLGLFADSFGLSNTLLLLAALPALGLLLTLTLPKRAPKGGGR, encoded by the coding sequence ATGAGCGGCGCGGCGGTCGGGGTCGGCCGGAAGGGCGTCGACTGGCGGGGGATGGGGGCGCTCTCGTCGGGACATCTGTTCACGGACGTAAACCAGGGGGCGGTTGCGGCGCTTATCCCGTTCCTCGTGGCCGAGCGGGGGATCTCCCTCGCGGCGGCCGGGGCGCTCGTGCTCGCGGCGACGGTCAGCTCGTCGGTGGTCCAGCCGCTCTTCGGGGTCTTCTCGGACAAGCGGCCGATCCCGGCGCTCATGCCGCTCGGGCTGCTCGTGGCGGGGGCCGGGATCTCCCTTGTCGGCGTGGTCGAGAGCTACGCGGTGATCTTCTCCCTGATCGTCCTTAGCGGCGTCGGGGTCGCGGCCTTCCATCCGGAGGCGGCGCGCTACGCAAACTACGTCTCCGGCCCGAGGCGGGCGCAGGGGATGAGCTTCTTCTCCGTCGGGGGGAACGCGGGGTTCGCGCTCGGACCGGCGCTCACGACGCCGCTCGTCCTTGCCTTCGGTCTTTCGGGGACGCTCTTTCTCGTCCTTCCGGCCCTCCTGATGTCGCTCGTGCTCTTCCGGGAGCTTCCGCGCCTCTCGACCTTCCGTCCCGAGCCGGTCGGTGGGGGGGCGTCCCCGGAGCGTCCTGTGGGGCGCGGGGTTACGTTCGGGGAGTGGTTCGCGTTCTGGCGCATGATCGGGGTCGTCGTGATCCGCTCGTTCGTCTACTTCGGGCTCGTCTCGTTTCTCGCGCTCTACTACGTGCAGGTCCTCGGGGAGTCTGAGGCGCTCGGGAACACCGCGGTAACGGTGATGCTCGCCTGCGGGGCTGTAGGGACGCTCGTCCTCGGACGGCTTGCGGACCGGGTCGGGAGGCGGGCGGTCCTTGCCGGGACGATGCTCGCCGCCGGGCCGCTCCTGTACGCCTTCACGCTCGTTGCGGGGAGCGCACCGGTCCTTGCGATGGGGTTTCTGGGTCTGATCGGGGCCGCGCTTATCGGGACGTTCGGGGTTACGGTGGTGATGGGTCAGGAGTACCTGCCTGAGAGGATCGGACTCGCGGCCGGGATCACGATGGGCCTCTCCATTGGCGTCGGCGGCGTGGGGGCCACAAGCCTCGGGCTCTTTGCTGACTCCTTCGGCCTTTCTAACACGCTGCTCCTTCTCGCCGCGCTTCCCGCTCTCGGCCTCCTCCTGACGCTAACCCTCCCGAAGAGGGCTCCGAAGGGCGGTGGGCGATAG
- a CDS encoding S49 family peptidase yields the protein MLLSLASVWTALRNLFVGLLRRRPDFVWLDVRGDLPEFEPRVGFLRRRFSGGEPPVSLEGLRARLSALAADGEVRGVVLRIRGLGAGWAALEEIRGELLEYRRGGGRVVAYLVECNTPTYYLASAADRVLAAPLATVDVTGLRSSVTFLKDALERVGVEAEVVAVSPYKSAFDRFTRTDFSRESREQVERLLDDRFGEFTSAVAAGRGMTVGEVERLVDSAPYPAKRAEEAGLVDGVLYEDELSAWFARELLPESGRERAKLAEWSAAKGSLRRERPRSAKKTVGVVSLSGAITRGKSRRLPLPVPILGGEQAGDESVVAALRAAEGNRQVGAVVFHVESGGGDALASDLIWREVERIRKEKPVVVLMGNVAASGGYYVGAAANHILLRRNTVTGSIGVITLRPNAAKLYEKLGLNSVSLTRGERAAMLDVSRPPTEDELRTIEEQLGSFYSEFKARVAAGRNLDESRLEGLAGGRVWSGASAVKLGLADEVGGFRRAVEVAAELAGIEDVRPGDAVLVRSPRKGRPAPGDPESLVRSALAGVVPGSPGELVEVLRELLVARTLAVMPFEIQDEA from the coding sequence TTGCTTCTCTCTCTGGCCTCCGTGTGGACCGCTCTTCGCAACCTCTTTGTCGGTCTTTTACGCCGCAGGCCGGACTTTGTCTGGCTCGACGTCAGGGGGGATCTCCCGGAGTTCGAGCCGCGCGTCGGCTTTCTTCGGCGGCGCTTCTCGGGCGGGGAGCCGCCGGTCAGCCTTGAGGGGCTTCGGGCGCGGCTCTCCGCCCTCGCCGCCGACGGGGAGGTCCGGGGCGTCGTGCTCAGGATAAGGGGCCTCGGGGCGGGCTGGGCCGCGCTGGAGGAGATTCGGGGGGAGCTTCTGGAGTACCGGCGAGGGGGCGGGCGGGTTGTAGCCTACCTCGTCGAGTGCAACACCCCGACCTACTACCTCGCGAGTGCCGCAGACCGGGTGCTGGCCGCGCCGCTCGCGACGGTAGACGTTACGGGACTGCGATCGAGCGTTACCTTCCTGAAGGACGCGCTGGAGCGGGTCGGGGTCGAGGCGGAGGTCGTCGCGGTCTCGCCCTACAAGTCCGCCTTCGACCGCTTCACCCGGACCGACTTCTCCAGGGAGTCGCGCGAGCAGGTCGAGAGGCTTCTCGACGACCGCTTCGGGGAGTTCACCTCGGCCGTGGCGGCAGGGCGGGGGATGACCGTCGGGGAGGTCGAGCGGCTCGTGGACAGCGCGCCCTACCCGGCGAAACGGGCCGAGGAGGCGGGGCTCGTGGACGGGGTCCTCTACGAGGACGAGCTCTCCGCGTGGTTTGCCCGGGAGCTCCTGCCGGAGTCCGGGAGAGAGCGGGCTAAGCTGGCGGAGTGGAGCGCCGCAAAAGGGAGCCTGCGGCGGGAGCGGCCGCGATCTGCGAAAAAGACCGTCGGGGTGGTGAGCCTCTCGGGGGCGATCACGCGCGGGAAGAGCCGCCGGTTGCCGCTCCCGGTCCCGATTCTCGGCGGGGAGCAGGCCGGGGACGAGAGCGTGGTCGCGGCTCTCCGGGCTGCGGAGGGGAACCGGCAGGTCGGGGCGGTCGTCTTTCACGTCGAGTCCGGCGGGGGAGATGCGCTGGCTTCGGACCTGATCTGGCGCGAGGTCGAGCGGATAAGGAAAGAGAAGCCCGTCGTTGTCCTGATGGGGAACGTCGCGGCCTCCGGGGGGTACTACGTTGGGGCCGCGGCGAACCACATCCTTCTCCGGAGGAACACCGTTACCGGCTCGATAGGCGTGATCACGCTCAGACCGAACGCCGCGAAGCTCTACGAGAAGCTCGGCCTGAACTCCGTGAGCCTCACGCGCGGCGAACGCGCCGCGATGCTGGACGTAAGCCGCCCGCCGACCGAGGACGAGCTCAGGACAATAGAGGAGCAGCTCGGCTCGTTCTACTCCGAGTTCAAGGCGCGCGTCGCGGCGGGCCGGAACCTCGACGAGAGCCGCCTCGAAGGGCTCGCTGGGGGACGCGTCTGGAGCGGCGCCTCCGCCGTGAAGCTCGGGCTTGCGGACGAGGTCGGGGGATTCCGCCGGGCCGTCGAGGTCGCGGCGGAGCTAGCCGGGATCGAGGACGTCCGGCCCGGGGACGCCGTGCTCGTTCGCTCCCCGAGAAAGGGCCGCCCCGCTCCCGGCGACCCCGAGTCCCTTGTCCGGAGCGCTCTTGCCGGAGTGGTTCCGGGGTCCCCCGGGGAGCTTGTCGAAGTCCTCCGGGAGCTTCTCGTAGCGCGGACGCTTGCGGTTATGCCGTTCGAGATCCAGGACGAGGCATGA
- a CDS encoding Fur family transcriptional regulator, which yields MRGSVDNGIKEKLRRSGYTLTSQRRAVLEALKESKGHPSAEEVYLRVKQRNPRVALGTVYQALSVLEEVGVIESKRWSESPARYDLNLDPHLDIRCVRCGRVDEVPGVERGGLEEEIRANTPYEVTKAAVLVEGVCPQCQRA from the coding sequence ATGAGAGGCAGCGTGGACAACGGCATAAAAGAGAAGCTCCGCAGGTCGGGCTACACGCTCACCTCGCAGCGTCGGGCCGTGCTCGAAGCCCTCAAGGAGTCCAAGGGCCACCCGTCGGCCGAGGAAGTATACCTGAGAGTAAAGCAGAGGAACCCGAGGGTCGCGCTCGGGACGGTGTATCAGGCGCTCTCGGTGCTTGAGGAGGTCGGGGTGATCGAGTCAAAGCGCTGGTCGGAGTCTCCGGCCCGCTACGACCTGAACCTCGACCCGCACCTGGACATCCGCTGCGTGCGTTGCGGACGGGTGGACGAGGTCCCCGGGGTCGAGCGCGGCGGGCTCGAGGAGGAGATCCGGGCGAACACCCCCTATGAGGTAACGAAGGCGGCGGTCCTTGTCGAGGGCGTCTGCCCGCAGTGCCAGCGAGCCTGA
- a CDS encoding Crp/Fnr family transcriptional regulator: MRIDENRSLSDGEIRTLSFVEIFEPLTEDELAKIDWRKLSTKVRAGETFYTPLDLCETLFILLKGRVRVFRKSALGKEFTLNVFGDGTVFGEMALTAQSFRNSYAQALEDSEIAAMCRADVERLILDKPAVGLQLVHLLSERIVQYERRLEDIGLKEVPARLAGILLLLLESDGIRDREAYKLIGRYTHYQLATMIGANREAVTRAFRVLREAGALEIDRRTIQIKDLDALREIAA; encoded by the coding sequence TTGCGCATTGACGAGAACCGATCGCTGAGCGACGGTGAGATACGCACGCTGTCTTTTGTTGAGATCTTCGAGCCGCTGACGGAGGACGAGCTCGCGAAGATCGACTGGAGAAAGCTCAGCACGAAGGTCCGGGCCGGAGAGACGTTCTACACCCCGCTCGACCTTTGCGAGACGCTCTTCATCCTGCTAAAGGGGCGGGTGCGGGTCTTCAGGAAGAGCGCGCTCGGCAAGGAGTTTACGTTGAACGTCTTCGGGGACGGGACGGTCTTCGGGGAGATGGCGCTCACGGCGCAGTCCTTCAGGAACTCCTACGCGCAGGCGCTCGAAGACTCCGAGATCGCCGCGATGTGCCGGGCCGACGTGGAGCGGCTGATCCTGGACAAGCCCGCGGTCGGGCTTCAGCTCGTGCACCTGCTCTCCGAGCGTATCGTGCAGTACGAGAGGCGGCTTGAGGACATCGGGCTCAAGGAAGTCCCGGCGAGGCTCGCCGGGATACTGCTGCTCCTTCTTGAGAGCGACGGCATCCGCGACCGCGAGGCGTACAAGCTTATCGGGCGCTACACCCACTATCAGCTTGCGACCATGATCGGGGCGAACCGCGAGGCCGTTACCCGCGCCTTCCGGGTGCTCCGGGAGGCCGGGGCGCTTGAGATAGACCGGAGGACGATCCAGATAAAAGACCTCGACGCGCTCAGGGAGATAGCGGCGTGA
- a CDS encoding Fur family transcriptional regulator, with protein MVQFEQLLRDKGYRLTNQRRVIVGELEKVRHLSAEELHDRVKGDHPELGLSTVYRTLDLMHELGVVRKEDFGEGYARYELETERVHHHARCKSCGKVIEFNEELMEYLALQVEHETGFVSEGYEITLHGHCSECVAAKAS; from the coding sequence ATGGTTCAGTTCGAGCAGTTACTCAGGGACAAGGGATACCGGCTTACAAACCAGCGGCGGGTTATTGTCGGGGAGCTGGAGAAGGTCCGGCACCTCTCGGCGGAGGAGTTGCACGACCGGGTCAAGGGGGATCACCCCGAGCTCGGGCTCTCGACGGTCTACCGGACGCTCGACCTCATGCACGAGCTTGGGGTGGTGCGCAAGGAGGACTTCGGGGAGGGGTACGCCCGCTACGAGCTGGAGACCGAGCGAGTGCACCATCACGCGCGGTGCAAGAGTTGCGGGAAGGTCATCGAGTTCAACGAAGAGCTTATGGAGTACCTTGCGCTCCAGGTCGAGCACGAGACCGGGTTCGTCTCCGAGGGGTATGAGATCACGCTCCACGGACACTGCTCCGAGTGCGTCGCGGCGAAGGCCTCCTGA
- a CDS encoding MMPL family transporter has translation MSFYGLGDFVYRRRWFVLLAWALVLAVGAVFAPKLGGELKGGGFDGANSEAEQVQEVMIEDFGVSPATLTVVFDGEGLPVRSEEFRREQEEILEPLRDLEEVRYIATYRTTDDERFVSDDGEKTYAVIGFNVSIDETQDLVGEVREKVRSDTLETYVTGAPAVYLDIQAASNEDIRSAEKYAFPFAILILIVAFGTLVAAGIPVVIGGASVVATLGTLYFIAGVYDMSIFVLTISTMLGLGLGIDYALFAVSRFREELEDHSVHEAVARTVATSGRSIFFSGLAVLIGLSGLLFFPFMFLRSIGVGGALVVGVSVLAALTLLPALLSVIGTRVNALRIRRGNEAPGTWLFGRAAEFVMRRPFSVILIVGTILAALVYPVFHMKLAVVEATALPVRYESRQGDDILKADFDYASLTPMEVVATLPNDPTSAAGLASVRDLGERIEATGEVTRTESIYTVGRTVAREYIDGVAEAETEARAEADRQVEAAVQDQLDTLRGQFGGVLPPGAEEGVRQEAEARSEERLREELPALPEGVNSDAELTPEEVSAVLAVPEVRDSEPVQQALDTFVSGDLALIQATTRANPYTEAAYETVAETRAVEAPAGVEGFQVGGLSAGQSDFITTLYGKAPYAVAFVLAVTYLVLLFTFRSVFIPLKAVFVNILSLSASFGAMVFVFQDGNLSNLLNFTPLGFVDATLPVIMFCTIFGVSMDYEVFLLSRMREAYENGESNTASVAKGLTSTAGIITSAALIIIVVTGAFAFTGIVITKAIGLGLAVAVFVDATIIRVLLVPATMRVLGDWNWWPGGRRKTFRAEPLKSKETP, from the coding sequence TTGAGCTTCTACGGGCTCGGGGACTTCGTCTACCGCAGGCGGTGGTTCGTGCTGCTTGCGTGGGCGCTCGTGCTCGCGGTGGGGGCGGTCTTCGCGCCGAAGCTAGGTGGAGAGCTGAAAGGCGGCGGCTTCGACGGGGCGAACTCCGAGGCGGAGCAGGTGCAGGAGGTCATGATCGAGGACTTCGGCGTCTCCCCGGCGACGCTCACGGTCGTCTTTGACGGCGAGGGTCTTCCGGTAAGGAGCGAGGAGTTCCGCCGCGAGCAGGAGGAGATCCTCGAACCGCTGCGCGACCTCGAAGAGGTCCGCTACATCGCGACCTACCGCACGACGGACGACGAGCGCTTCGTCTCGGACGACGGCGAGAAGACCTACGCCGTTATAGGCTTCAACGTCTCCATAGACGAGACGCAGGACCTTGTCGGGGAGGTCCGGGAGAAGGTCCGCTCCGACACTCTTGAGACCTACGTAACGGGCGCTCCGGCGGTCTACCTCGACATCCAGGCCGCGAGCAACGAGGACATCCGGAGCGCCGAGAAGTACGCGTTCCCGTTCGCCATCCTCATCCTTATCGTCGCGTTCGGGACGCTCGTCGCTGCGGGGATTCCGGTCGTTATCGGGGGGGCGAGCGTGGTCGCGACGCTCGGGACGCTCTACTTCATTGCGGGCGTCTACGACATGTCTATCTTTGTGCTCACCATCTCGACGATGCTCGGGCTCGGGCTCGGCATAGACTACGCGCTCTTTGCCGTGAGCCGCTTCCGGGAGGAGCTTGAGGACCACTCCGTCCACGAGGCCGTAGCCCGGACGGTCGCGACCTCGGGGCGCTCGATCTTCTTCTCCGGACTTGCGGTCCTGATCGGCCTCTCCGGGCTCCTCTTCTTCCCGTTTATGTTCCTGCGCTCCATCGGGGTCGGCGGGGCGCTCGTCGTAGGGGTCTCGGTGCTCGCGGCGCTCACGCTCCTCCCGGCGCTTCTCTCCGTGATCGGCACCCGCGTCAACGCGCTTCGCATCCGGCGCGGAAACGAGGCTCCGGGGACGTGGCTCTTCGGTCGGGCGGCGGAGTTCGTGATGCGCCGTCCGTTCAGCGTGATCCTCATCGTCGGGACGATCCTCGCCGCTCTTGTCTACCCGGTCTTTCACATGAAGCTCGCCGTTGTCGAGGCCACCGCCCTACCCGTGCGCTACGAGTCGCGCCAGGGCGACGACATCCTAAAGGCGGACTTCGACTACGCCTCCCTCACCCCGATGGAGGTCGTGGCGACCCTCCCGAACGACCCGACGAGCGCGGCGGGGCTCGCGAGCGTCCGGGACCTCGGCGAGCGCATCGAGGCAACGGGCGAGGTAACGCGCACCGAGAGCATCTACACCGTCGGGCGCACCGTCGCTCGCGAGTACATTGACGGCGTAGCCGAGGCCGAAACGGAGGCCCGCGCAGAGGCCGACCGGCAGGTCGAGGCGGCGGTGCAGGACCAGCTCGACACGCTTCGCGGCCAGTTCGGCGGCGTGCTGCCGCCGGGAGCCGAGGAAGGGGTCCGGCAGGAGGCCGAGGCTCGCTCCGAGGAGCGCTTGCGGGAGGAACTGCCCGCGCTCCCGGAGGGCGTGAACTCTGACGCGGAGCTTACGCCCGAAGAGGTCTCGGCCGTCCTCGCCGTCCCGGAGGTCCGCGACTCCGAGCCCGTTCAACAGGCGCTCGACACGTTCGTTTCGGGGGACCTCGCGCTTATCCAGGCAACTACGCGGGCGAACCCCTACACCGAGGCGGCCTACGAGACCGTCGCCGAGACCCGCGCCGTCGAGGCCCCGGCCGGGGTCGAGGGCTTCCAGGTCGGGGGGCTCTCGGCCGGACAGAGCGACTTTATAACGACGCTCTACGGAAAGGCCCCCTACGCGGTCGCTTTCGTGCTCGCGGTCACCTACCTTGTCCTGCTCTTCACGTTCCGCTCGGTCTTTATCCCGCTGAAGGCGGTCTTCGTGAACATCCTGAGCCTGTCCGCGAGCTTCGGGGCGATGGTCTTTGTCTTTCAGGACGGAAACCTCTCCAACCTGCTGAACTTCACGCCACTCGGGTTCGTGGACGCGACGCTGCCCGTGATCATGTTCTGCACCATCTTCGGCGTCTCGATGGACTACGAGGTCTTTCTGCTCTCCCGGATGCGCGAAGCCTACGAGAACGGCGAGTCGAACACCGCGAGCGTCGCCAAGGGCCTGACCTCGACGGCCGGGATAATCACCTCCGCCGCCCTCATAATCATCGTCGTAACCGGAGCCTTCGCCTTTACCGGCATCGTTATAACGAAGGCCATCGGCCTCGGGCTCGCCGTCGCGGTCTTTGTTGACGCTACGATCATCCGCGTCCTTCTCGTCCCGGCGACCATGCGCGTTCTCGGTGACTGGAACTGGTGGCCCGGCGGCCGCAGAAAGACCTTCCGCGCCGAGCCCTTGAAGTCCAAAGAGACGCCCTAG
- a CDS encoding PAS domain S-box protein, with protein sequence MCAAVEGVSDLVWFVAPEGSIRYANRRWREYCGPEGGAFGDFVHPADLPDLLAGQEAGEPFEIECRLRRASGGYGRFRVRSAPSAAESGTPAGWICTAKRSEGLESGYHSLAEAMAEAIVVVDEAGTVRYANPAAGKTFGHTPEELVGGKLTRIVPERLRRAQEEGFERYLRTGERRLDWSSMEFRGLHRCGEEIPLEVSFSEFERDGRRYFAGIMRDLTERRRAEEERDRFFKLSLDLLCVASPEGYFTKVNPAFEELLGYTQEELLSRPFMEFVYPEDREATQKEVERLSQGLPTTHFENRYVRADGEHVWLSWRAMRDAERRVVYAAARDVTGERRAKRELVTRAAQQAAVAELGRRALEVSDLGELLDEAARLVARTLGVRFAAVMRLLPDEGRLLLLAGAGWSEEVVGKLHLEAGNGSHAGYTLKSGGPVVIEDLRSERRFKVPETLRKEGVVSGVSEVIRGTNGEHFGVLSAHSTERREFTRNDVDFVCSIANVLAAAIERVREEEELQAYADRLREQAEILDRAHVLVRDLDDRIVFWNSGAEELYGFTREEALGRTSHELLKTVHSKPYAEIKAEILDRGRWSGELVHTTRSGRRVTIASHCVLHRNERGRAAVVLEVNNDITKLRETEKELKRSEARFRTLVQNLEDVISVVDEEGRFLYASPSVRNVLGYGAEEIEGRCGFDLVHPDDLEWASAFFSSVLSGEAKRPEVEVRMRHADGGWRDIEANVADLREDAAVGGVLVTFRDVTERREAERAVHESHARLTSIIEGTREAIFLKDRAGRYVLVNSRTAEVIGRPEGEILGRTDAEIFPPEVAEPLNEADAQVLLTGKPLSVEETLPVGDEIRTFLVTKSAYRDGRGEVGGVIGVATDISNLKRAREALRQSKDLYRAVVENATENIFIVDVETRRILQANPAFRSSLGYTPEEIERLTLYDIVAHDRRSIDRNFERILDLGNYAIGERLYLRKDGTFMDVEVGAAAISYGGRSALCVVAHDITERRRAEEAAEEVREAERNRIARDLHDLVLQHIVGTLQTMQAARLEGAPEAAPELSWQILALREAVRGLRGAIYDLRTDAGQLFARSVRALVEQERELSPERELALLISDDFPEGLPERISTQLIRALREALANVKKHSGADRASVDLDVVGGAACVEVSDNGRGFSEKSRDGGFGISGMRERLALVGGECSVRSEPGAGTRVVFCVPLGGEDRPVP encoded by the coding sequence ATGTGCGCCGCGGTAGAGGGCGTCTCGGACCTGGTGTGGTTTGTCGCTCCGGAGGGGTCCATCAGGTACGCAAACCGAAGGTGGCGCGAGTACTGCGGGCCGGAGGGAGGGGCGTTCGGGGACTTCGTGCACCCGGCCGACCTGCCGGACCTTCTCGCCGGGCAGGAGGCGGGGGAGCCGTTCGAGATCGAGTGCCGGCTCCGGCGGGCAAGCGGCGGATACGGCCGGTTCCGGGTCCGGAGTGCACCCTCCGCAGCAGAGAGCGGGACCCCTGCGGGCTGGATCTGCACCGCGAAACGCAGCGAGGGTCTGGAGAGCGGTTACCACTCGCTCGCCGAGGCGATGGCCGAGGCGATCGTCGTCGTTGACGAGGCCGGCACCGTCCGCTACGCCAACCCGGCCGCCGGAAAGACCTTCGGCCACACTCCCGAAGAGCTTGTGGGCGGGAAGCTCACCCGGATAGTTCCCGAACGTCTGCGGCGGGCGCAGGAGGAAGGGTTCGAGCGTTACCTGAGGACCGGCGAGCGTCGCCTCGACTGGAGCTCCATGGAGTTCCGCGGTCTGCACCGGTGCGGGGAGGAGATACCGCTTGAGGTCTCCTTCAGCGAGTTCGAGCGCGACGGGAGGCGGTACTTCGCCGGGATCATGCGCGACCTCACGGAGCGCAGGCGCGCGGAGGAGGAACGCGACCGTTTCTTCAAGCTCTCGCTCGACCTGCTTTGCGTCGCCTCGCCGGAGGGGTACTTCACGAAGGTCAACCCGGCCTTCGAGGAGCTGCTCGGTTACACGCAGGAGGAGCTTCTGTCGCGGCCGTTCATGGAGTTTGTTTATCCGGAGGACCGGGAGGCGACCCAAAAAGAGGTCGAGCGGCTCTCGCAGGGCCTTCCGACGACGCACTTCGAGAACCGCTACGTAAGGGCGGACGGTGAGCACGTCTGGCTCTCCTGGCGGGCCATGCGGGACGCCGAGAGACGCGTAGTCTACGCGGCGGCCCGCGACGTTACCGGGGAGCGGCGCGCCAAGCGGGAGCTCGTCACCCGCGCGGCGCAGCAGGCGGCGGTCGCAGAGCTCGGCCGCCGGGCTCTTGAGGTCTCGGACCTCGGGGAGCTTCTGGACGAGGCCGCGCGGCTCGTGGCGCGAACGCTCGGGGTCCGGTTCGCGGCGGTCATGCGGCTTCTGCCCGACGAGGGGCGACTGCTCCTCCTTGCCGGAGCGGGGTGGTCGGAGGAGGTTGTCGGGAAGCTCCATCTGGAGGCCGGGAACGGCTCTCACGCCGGGTACACCCTGAAGTCCGGAGGTCCGGTCGTTATAGAGGACCTGCGGAGCGAGCGACGGTTCAAAGTCCCCGAAACCCTGCGCAAAGAGGGCGTCGTGAGCGGGGTGAGCGAGGTGATCCGGGGCACGAACGGAGAGCACTTCGGCGTGCTCTCGGCCCACTCGACGGAGCGGCGGGAGTTCACGAGAAACGACGTGGACTTCGTGTGCTCCATAGCGAACGTGCTCGCCGCCGCTATCGAGCGGGTGCGCGAGGAGGAGGAGCTTCAGGCGTATGCCGACCGTCTCCGGGAGCAGGCCGAGATCCTCGATCGGGCGCACGTCCTTGTCCGGGACCTCGACGACCGGATCGTGTTCTGGAACTCCGGGGCCGAGGAGCTCTACGGCTTCACGCGCGAGGAGGCCCTCGGGCGCACGAGCCACGAGCTTCTTAAGACCGTTCATTCAAAGCCCTACGCTGAGATCAAGGCCGAGATACTCGACCGGGGGCGCTGGAGCGGGGAGCTTGTGCACACCACCCGCTCGGGACGTCGGGTAACGATAGCGAGCCACTGCGTGCTGCACCGCAACGAGCGGGGCAGGGCGGCCGTTGTCCTGGAGGTGAACAACGACATCACGAAGCTCCGGGAGACGGAGAAGGAGCTGAAGCGAAGCGAGGCGCGCTTCAGGACGCTGGTCCAGAACCTTGAGGATGTGATCTCGGTCGTGGACGAGGAGGGACGCTTCCTCTACGCGAGCCCCTCGGTCCGCAACGTCCTCGGCTACGGGGCCGAGGAGATCGAGGGCCGGTGCGGCTTCGACCTCGTTCATCCGGACGACCTCGAATGGGCGAGCGCATTCTTCTCCTCGGTGCTCTCCGGCGAGGCGAAGCGCCCGGAGGTCGAGGTCCGGATGCGACACGCCGACGGCGGGTGGCGCGACATCGAGGCGAACGTCGCGGACCTGCGCGAGGATGCGGCGGTCGGCGGGGTTCTCGTCACGTTCCGGGACGTAACCGAGCGCCGGGAGGCCGAGCGTGCGGTCCACGAGAGCCACGCGCGGCTGACCTCGATAATCGAGGGGACGCGAGAGGCGATCTTTCTGAAGGACCGGGCGGGCCGGTACGTTCTCGTCAACTCGCGCACCGCGGAGGTTATCGGCCGTCCGGAGGGCGAGATCCTCGGCAGGACCGACGCCGAGATCTTCCCGCCCGAGGTCGCGGAGCCGCTCAACGAGGCCGACGCGCAGGTCCTCCTGACCGGCAAGCCGCTCTCGGTCGAGGAGACGCTCCCGGTCGGGGACGAGATAAGGACCTTTCTCGTCACGAAGTCGGCCTACCGCGACGGGCGGGGCGAGGTCGGGGGAGTTATCGGGGTGGCGACGGACATCAGCAACCTCAAGCGCGCCCGGGAGGCCCTGCGCCAGAGCAAGGACCTGTACCGGGCCGTTGTCGAGAACGCAACAGAGAACATCTTTATCGTGGACGTGGAGACGAGGCGCATCCTCCAGGCGAACCCGGCCTTCCGCAGCTCGCTGGGTTACACGCCCGAAGAGATAGAGCGCCTGACCCTCTACGACATCGTCGCCCACGACCGCAGGAGCATAGACCGCAACTTCGAGCGGATACTGGATCTCGGGAACTACGCGATCGGTGAACGGCTGTACCTGAGAAAGGACGGCACTTTCATGGACGTGGAGGTCGGGGCGGCGGCGATCTCCTACGGGGGCAGGAGCGCGCTCTGCGTTGTGGCCCACGACATAACCGAGCGCCGCCGGGCCGAGGAGGCCGCCGAGGAGGTCCGGGAGGCGGAGCGCAACAGGATCGCCCGCGACCTCCACGACCTCGTGCTGCAGCACATCGTCGGCACGCTCCAGACAATGCAGGCCGCGCGGCTCGAAGGCGCACCGGAGGCGGCCCCGGAGCTCTCGTGGCAGATCCTGGCGCTCCGCGAGGCCGTGCGGGGCCTGAGGGGTGCGATCTACGACCTCCGGACCGACGCCGGGCAGCTGTTCGCGCGCTCGGTCAGGGCCCTTGTCGAGCAGGAGCGCGAGCTCTCGCCGGAGCGCGAGCTTGCGCTTCTTATCTCGGACGACTTCCCCGAGGGGCTCCCGGAGAGAATCTCAACTCAGCTTATCCGGGCGCTCCGGGAGGCTCTGGCCAACGTCAAGAAGCACTCAGGAGCCGACCGGGCGAGCGTGGACCTCGACGTCGTGGGCGGTGCGGCGTGCGTGGAGGTCTCGGACAACGGTCGGGGGTTCTCGGAGAAGAGCCGCGATGGGGGCTTCGGGATATCGGGGATGCGCGAGCGGCTCGCGCTCGTCGGGGGCGAGTGCTCGGTCAGGAGCGAGCCGGGGGCGGGGACGCGGGTCGTGTTCTGCGTCCCGCTCGGCGGCGAGGATCGTCCGGTCCCCTGA